One window from the genome of Corynebacterium sp. SCR221107 encodes:
- the ctaD gene encoding aa3-type cytochrome oxidase subunit I, protein MTAVAPRLENYSEPTRPAPTGGARKGELAWKMLTTTDHKQLGIMYIVMSFIWFFVGGLMALLIRAELFSPGLQFLSNEQFNQLFTMHGTIMLLAFGTPIVWGFANYILPLQIGAPDVAFPRLNAFGFWVTQVGVIAMLCGFLTPGGAADYGWTMYLPLADAIHSPGVGTEFWIVGVGATGVGTIASAINMITTLICLRAPGMTMFRMPIFTWNIFVASIIVLMIFPLLTAAALGVLYDRKLGGHIFDPGNGGAILWQHLFWFFGHPEVYVLALPFFGIVSEILPVFSRKPMFGYIGLIFATLSIGALSMAVWAHHMFVTGAVLLPFFSFMTFLISVPTGVKFFNWLGTMWRGHITWETPMIWAFGFLVTFLFGGLTGIMLASPPLDFHISDTYFVVAHFHYTLFGTVVFASFAGVYFWFPKMTGRMLDERLGKIHFWITFFGFHATFLVQHWLGNEGMPRRYADYLDSDGFTTLNQISTIGSFLLGASVIPLIWNVFKSWRYGEIVTVDDPWGYGNSLEWATSCPPPRHNFTSLPRIRSERPAFELHYPHMVETMRREAHVGHHTEPVNKQPANV, encoded by the coding sequence ATGACCGCTGTGGCGCCGAGGCTGGAGAATTACTCCGAGCCCACCAGGCCCGCACCGACCGGCGGAGCCCGCAAGGGCGAGCTGGCCTGGAAAATGCTAACCACCACCGACCACAAGCAGCTCGGCATCATGTACATCGTGATGTCGTTCATCTGGTTCTTTGTCGGTGGCTTGATGGCTCTACTCATTCGTGCAGAGCTTTTCTCCCCGGGACTTCAGTTCCTGTCCAACGAGCAGTTCAACCAGCTGTTTACCATGCACGGCACCATCATGCTGCTGGCGTTTGGTACGCCAATCGTGTGGGGCTTTGCTAACTACATTCTGCCTCTGCAGATCGGTGCTCCGGACGTGGCCTTCCCGCGTCTGAACGCCTTCGGTTTCTGGGTCACCCAGGTCGGCGTCATCGCCATGCTCTGCGGCTTCCTGACCCCAGGTGGCGCAGCTGACTACGGCTGGACCATGTACCTGCCGCTGGCCGATGCCATCCACTCCCCAGGCGTGGGCACCGAGTTCTGGATCGTCGGCGTTGGCGCCACCGGTGTGGGTACCATCGCCTCCGCCATCAACATGATCACCACCCTGATCTGCCTCCGTGCACCGGGTATGACCATGTTCCGCATGCCGATCTTCACTTGGAACATCTTCGTCGCTTCCATCATCGTCTTGATGATCTTCCCGCTGCTGACCGCGGCAGCCCTCGGTGTTCTCTACGACCGTAAGCTCGGCGGCCACATCTTCGATCCGGGCAACGGCGGTGCCATCCTGTGGCAGCACTTGTTCTGGTTCTTCGGCCACCCCGAGGTTTACGTTCTGGCACTGCCATTCTTCGGCATCGTCTCTGAGATTCTTCCGGTGTTCTCCCGCAAGCCAATGTTCGGCTACATCGGCCTGATTTTCGCTACCCTGTCGATCGGTGCGCTGTCCATGGCCGTGTGGGCTCACCACATGTTCGTCACCGGCGCCGTGCTGCTGCCGTTCTTCTCCTTCATGACCTTCCTCATCTCCGTTCCTACCGGTGTGAAGTTCTTCAACTGGCTGGGCACGATGTGGCGCGGTCACATCACGTGGGAGACCCCCATGATTTGGGCCTTCGGCTTCCTGGTGACCTTCCTGTTCGGTGGCCTCACCGGTATTATGCTGGCCTCCCCGCCGCTGGACTTCCACATCTCCGACACCTACTTCGTGGTCGCTCACTTCCACTACACCCTTTTCGGTACCGTGGTGTTTGCCTCCTTCGCTGGTGTGTATTTCTGGTTCCCGAAGATGACCGGTCGCATGCTCGACGAGCGCCTGGGCAAGATCCACTTCTGGATCACCTTCTTCGGCTTCCACGCCACCTTCCTGGTTCAGCACTGGCTGGGCAACGAGGGTATGCCACGTCGTTACGCCGACTACCTCGACTCTGACGGCTTCACCACCTTGAACCAGATCTCCACCATCGGTTCCTTCCTGCTGGGTGCCTCCGTGATCCCGCTGATCTGGAACGTGTTTAAGTCCTGGCGCTACGGCGAGATCGTCACCGTTGACGATCCATGGGGCTACGGCAACTCCCTCGAGTGGGCTACCTCCTGCCCGCCGCCACGCCACAACTTCACCTCCCTGCCTCGCATCCGTTCCGAGCGTCCTGCGTTCGAGCTGCACTACCCGCACATGGTCGAAACCATGCGCCGTGAGGCACACGTCGGCCACCACACTGAGCCGGTGAACAAGCAACCCGCCAACGTCTAA
- the nrdF gene encoding class 1b ribonucleoside-diphosphate reductase subunit beta, which yields MENYESYISNHPKPVSAINWNTIPDEKDLEVWDRLTGNFWLPEKVPVSNDIKSWNTLNDLEKQTTMRVFTGLTLLDTIQGTVGAVSMLPDAKTLHEEAVYTNIAFMESVHAKSYSNIFMTLASTKEINEAFRWSEENENLQRKAKIILSYYEGDDPLKRKVASTLLESFLFYSGFYLPMYWSSHAKLTNTADIIRLIIRDEAVHGYYIGYKYQVGLQEETQARRDELKEYTFDLLFDLYANETQYSEDLYDDLGWTEDVKRFLRYNANKAMNNLGYEGLFPADECRVSPAILSALSPNADENHDFFSGSGSSYVIGKAENTTDEDWDF from the coding sequence ATGGAAAACTACGAATCCTATATCTCCAACCATCCCAAGCCGGTTAGTGCCATTAACTGGAACACCATTCCTGACGAAAAAGACCTCGAAGTCTGGGATCGCCTCACGGGCAATTTCTGGCTGCCGGAGAAGGTGCCGGTGTCTAATGACATCAAGAGCTGGAACACTCTCAATGACCTTGAGAAGCAGACCACTATGCGGGTGTTCACCGGCCTGACCTTGCTGGATACCATCCAGGGCACTGTGGGTGCGGTTTCTATGCTTCCCGACGCAAAGACGCTGCACGAAGAGGCGGTGTATACCAACATCGCTTTTATGGAGTCTGTGCACGCCAAGAGCTACTCCAACATCTTTATGACGCTGGCTTCCACCAAGGAAATTAACGAGGCCTTCCGCTGGTCGGAAGAGAACGAGAATCTCCAGCGCAAGGCAAAGATTATCCTGAGCTACTACGAGGGGGATGATCCCCTCAAACGCAAGGTGGCCTCCACGCTGCTCGAGTCCTTCCTCTTCTATTCCGGCTTCTATCTTCCGATGTACTGGTCGAGCCACGCCAAGCTCACCAATACCGCAGACATTATCCGCCTGATCATCCGTGATGAGGCAGTCCATGGCTACTACATCGGCTACAAGTATCAGGTCGGACTCCAGGAGGAGACGCAGGCGCGCCGCGATGAGCTCAAGGAATATACCTTCGATCTGCTCTTTGATCTATACGCCAACGAGACCCAGTACTCCGAGGATCTCTACGACGATCTGGGGTGGACGGAAGACGTCAAGCGCTTCTTGCGCTACAACGCCAATAAGGCCATGAATAACCTGGGCTACGAAGGATTGTTCCCGGCTGACGAGTGCCGCGTATCGCCGGCGATTCTATCCGCGCTCAGCCCCAATGCGGACGAAAACCACGACTTCTTCTCGGGCTCGGGATCCTCCTATGTTATTGGCAAGGCGGAAAACACCACCGATGAGGACTGGGATTTCTAG
- a CDS encoding ferritin, translating to MAINEKLAAALNNQVTAELEASIVYLQLAYVLDDLSLTGMASWMKKQYKEEQGHAEAFATHLLDRDYLPQIGDINPPKVDVSSAIEAFEASLAHEQKITGMIRELAILSDSVKDYDSRALIDEFLSEQIEEESTVKTILDRLRLADTGSGILHIDAELGER from the coding sequence ATGGCTATCAACGAGAAACTTGCAGCAGCATTGAACAATCAGGTCACCGCCGAACTTGAGGCGTCCATCGTCTACCTCCAGCTCGCTTATGTCCTCGACGACCTCTCCCTGACGGGTATGGCTTCGTGGATGAAGAAGCAGTACAAGGAGGAGCAGGGCCACGCAGAGGCTTTCGCCACTCACCTGCTCGACCGCGACTACCTCCCACAGATCGGTGACATCAACCCGCCGAAGGTCGACGTCTCCTCCGCCATCGAAGCTTTCGAGGCATCCCTTGCCCACGAGCAGAAGATCACCGGCATGATCCGCGAGCTGGCAATCCTGTCCGACTCCGTCAAGGATTATGATTCCCGCGCCCTCATCGACGAGTTCCTCTCCGAGCAGATCGAAGAGGAGTCCACCGTCAAGACGATTCTCGACCGCCTGCGCCTGGCAGATACCGGTTCCGGCATCCTGCACATCGACGCCGAGCTCGGCGAGCGCTAA
- the nrdE gene encoding class 1b ribonucleoside-diphosphate reductase subunit alpha codes for MNVGRLVAEPASINEQLDYHALNALLNLYDADGKIQFDKDREAANQYFLQHVNQNTVFFHDLEEKFEYLIKNKYYDPAVVEKYDFEFIKDLFKQAYAHKFRFPTFLGAYKYYTSYTLKTFDGSRYLERFEDRVCMVALTLAAGDEKLASNMVEEIMTGRFQPATPTFLNSGKAQRGEPVSCFLLRIEDNMESIGRSINSALQLSKRGGGVALLLSNLRESGAPIKHIENQSSGVIPVMKLLEDSFSYANQLGARQGAGAVYLNAHHPDILSFLDTKRENADEKVRIKTLSLGVVIPDITFELAKRNDDMYLFSPYDVERVYGVAFADLSITEHYEEMVEDPRIRKKKINAREFFQTIAEIQFESGYPYIMFEDTVNNANPIAGRVNMSNLCSEILQVNTPSHFNEDLTYSEVGEDISCNLGSLNIAKTMDSPDFASTIETAIRGLTAVSEQTSIESVPSIKKGNEAAHAIGLGQMNLHGYLGREHIFYGSEEGLDFTNAYFAAVLYQCLRASHKLAVERGHAFAGFEDSDYANGSYFDRFDPADFAPKTEKVKALFEASSISTPTAQEWAELKAAVMADGIFNRYLQAVPPTGSISYINNSTSSIHPIASKIEIRKEGKIGRVYYPAPHMDNDNLEYYQDAYEIGYEKVIDTYAVATKYVDQGLSLTLFFKDSVTTRDINRAQIYAWRKGIKTLYYIRLRQVALEGTEVEGCVSCML; via the coding sequence ATGAACGTCGGTAGGCTGGTGGCTGAGCCTGCGAGCATCAACGAGCAGCTCGATTATCACGCGCTGAATGCACTGCTGAACCTGTATGACGCCGACGGCAAGATCCAGTTCGACAAGGACCGCGAGGCCGCGAACCAGTACTTCCTGCAGCACGTCAATCAGAACACCGTGTTCTTCCATGACCTGGAAGAAAAGTTCGAATACCTGATCAAGAACAAGTACTATGATCCCGCCGTTGTGGAAAAGTACGACTTCGAGTTCATCAAGGACCTGTTCAAGCAGGCCTATGCGCACAAATTCCGCTTCCCGACGTTCCTCGGCGCCTACAAGTACTACACTTCCTATACGCTGAAGACCTTCGACGGCAGCCGATACCTCGAGCGCTTCGAGGATCGCGTGTGCATGGTCGCGCTGACCCTGGCTGCCGGCGATGAGAAGCTGGCCTCCAACATGGTCGAGGAGATCATGACCGGCCGCTTCCAGCCGGCCACGCCGACCTTCCTTAACTCCGGCAAGGCCCAGCGCGGCGAGCCCGTGTCCTGCTTCCTGCTGCGCATCGAGGACAACATGGAGTCCATCGGTCGCTCCATCAACTCCGCCTTGCAGCTGTCCAAGCGTGGCGGCGGCGTGGCCTTGCTGCTGTCGAACCTGCGTGAGTCCGGCGCGCCTATTAAACACATTGAGAACCAATCCTCCGGCGTCATCCCCGTGATGAAGCTGCTCGAGGACTCGTTCTCCTACGCCAATCAGCTCGGCGCGCGCCAGGGTGCTGGCGCGGTCTACCTCAACGCCCACCACCCCGACATCTTAAGCTTCCTCGACACCAAGCGCGAGAACGCGGACGAGAAGGTGCGCATCAAGACCCTGTCGCTGGGCGTGGTCATCCCGGATATCACCTTCGAGCTGGCCAAGCGCAACGACGACATGTACCTGTTTTCCCCGTACGATGTCGAGCGCGTGTATGGCGTGGCCTTTGCCGATCTGTCCATCACCGAGCATTACGAGGAGATGGTGGAGGATCCGCGGATCCGCAAGAAGAAGATCAACGCGCGCGAGTTCTTCCAGACCATTGCCGAGATTCAGTTCGAGTCCGGCTACCCGTACATCATGTTCGAAGACACCGTCAACAACGCCAACCCGATTGCCGGTCGCGTGAACATGTCCAATCTGTGCTCAGAGATCCTACAGGTCAACACCCCATCCCATTTCAACGAGGACCTGACTTACTCCGAGGTCGGCGAGGACATCTCCTGTAACCTGGGCTCGCTCAACATCGCTAAGACGATGGATTCCCCGGACTTCGCCAGCACCATCGAGACCGCCATTCGTGGCCTGACCGCCGTGTCCGAGCAGACCTCCATCGAGTCCGTGCCCTCCATCAAGAAGGGTAACGAGGCAGCCCACGCCATCGGCCTAGGTCAGATGAACCTGCACGGATACCTTGGGCGCGAGCATATCTTCTATGGTTCCGAGGAGGGCTTGGACTTTACCAACGCCTACTTCGCCGCGGTGCTTTATCAGTGCTTGCGCGCCTCCCACAAGCTCGCAGTGGAGCGCGGCCACGCCTTCGCCGGTTTCGAGGATTCCGACTACGCCAACGGCTCCTACTTCGATCGATTCGACCCGGCGGACTTCGCCCCCAAGACCGAAAAGGTCAAGGCCTTGTTCGAGGCTTCGAGCATTAGCACGCCCACGGCGCAGGAGTGGGCCGAGCTCAAGGCCGCAGTGATGGCCGATGGCATTTTCAACCGCTACCTGCAGGCGGTGCCGCCGACCGGTTCGATCTCCTACATCAACAACTCCACCTCGTCGATTCACCCGATCGCCTCCAAGATCGAGATTCGCAAGGAGGGCAAGATCGGCCGCGTCTACTACCCGGCGCCGCACATGGACAACGACAATCTGGAGTACTACCAGGATGCCTATGAGATCGGCTATGAGAAGGTCATCGACACGTACGCCGTGGCCACCAAGTACGTCGACCAGGGCCTCTCGTTGACCTTGTTCTTCAAGGATTCGGTCACGACCCGCGACATCAACCGCGCACAGATCTATGCCTGGCGCAAGGGAATTAAGACCCTGTACTACATTCGCCTGCGTCAGGTCGCCCTCGAGGGCACCGAGGTCGAGGGCTGCGTCTCCTGCATGCTCTAG
- the nrdI gene encoding class Ib ribonucleoside-diphosphate reductase assembly flavoprotein NrdI has protein sequence MLVVYYSSATGNTHRFVKKLSLPSKRIPMRKTDPELIVDEPYVLVCPTYGGGASISHQNTRPVPTQVIHFLNNEHNRSLIRAVIAGGNSNFGTDFGKAGDVIAAKCKVPYVYRFELLGTQEDVAIVKAGLIENATALGLVPPPGGEEAQRMSAGSAEVAAGH, from the coding sequence ATGCTCGTCGTCTATTACTCCTCCGCAACGGGAAACACGCACAGGTTTGTCAAAAAACTGAGTTTGCCCTCGAAGCGGATCCCGATGCGGAAAACTGACCCGGAGCTCATCGTCGATGAGCCTTATGTATTGGTGTGTCCCACCTACGGTGGAGGGGCCTCAATCAGCCACCAAAATACCCGTCCGGTGCCTACCCAGGTCATTCACTTCCTCAATAATGAGCACAATCGATCGCTGATACGCGCGGTGATCGCGGGGGGTAATTCCAACTTCGGAACCGACTTCGGTAAGGCCGGCGACGTCATCGCGGCCAAGTGCAAGGTGCCCTATGTCTATCGCTTCGAGCTATTAGGCACACAGGAGGACGTGGCTATTGTGAAGGCCGGATTAATCGAGAACGCCACGGCGTTGGGACTAGTGCCCCCGCCTGGCGGCGAAGAAGCCCAGCGTATGTCGGCGGGCTCTGCCGAAGTGGCCGCGGGTCACTAG
- the nrdH gene encoding glutaredoxin-like protein NrdH — MSITVYTKPACVQCNATKKALDRAGLDYNLVDISVDDEARDYVMALGYLQAPVVEANGEHWSGFRPERISSLVAQVA, encoded by the coding sequence ATGTCGATCACCGTTTACACCAAGCCCGCTTGCGTCCAGTGCAATGCAACCAAGAAGGCTCTGGATCGCGCCGGCCTCGATTACAACCTAGTTGACATCAGCGTCGACGATGAGGCTCGCGACTATGTGATGGCCTTGGGTTACCTCCAGGCTCCGGTCGTTGAGGCTAACGGCGAGCACTGGTCCGGCTTCCGCCCCGAGCGCATTAGCTCGCTTGTCGCACAGGTTGCCTAA
- the ykgO gene encoding type B 50S ribosomal protein L36, whose amino-acid sequence MKVRKSLRSLKNKPGAQVVRRRGKVYVINKKEPRFKARQG is encoded by the coding sequence ATGAAGGTCCGCAAGTCCCTTCGGTCGCTGAAGAACAAGCCGGGCGCTCAGGTCGTGCGTCGCCGTGGCAAGGTCTACGTGATCAACAAGAAGGAGCCTCGTTTCAAGGCTCGCCAGGGCTAA
- the nadE gene encoding ammonia-dependent NAD(+) synthetase yields MTTTSHLQAKIIEALETKPAIDPAAEVAARVEFLADYVRATGTKGFALGISGGQDSTLAGRLAQLAVEKLRAEGINVTFYAIRLPYGIQADEADAQTSLQFIRPDHSVVINIKEASDAAEKATATALGVDKLSDFNKGNIKARQRMVAQYALAGEKGLLVIGTDHAAENVTGFFTKFGDGGADILPLFGLSKRQGAALLAHLGAPESTWKKVPTADLEEDRPALPDEVALGVTYPEIDNYIEATGEVTPAARERIEHLWKVGQHKRHLPVTPQDTWWKA; encoded by the coding sequence ATGACTACTACGTCCCACTTGCAAGCAAAAATCATCGAAGCGCTAGAAACCAAGCCCGCCATCGACCCAGCGGCCGAGGTGGCGGCACGCGTGGAATTCCTCGCCGACTACGTGCGTGCCACCGGCACCAAAGGCTTCGCCCTGGGCATTTCCGGCGGGCAGGATTCCACCCTGGCAGGCAGGCTCGCGCAACTGGCCGTAGAGAAGCTGCGCGCCGAGGGAATCAACGTCACCTTTTACGCCATCCGCCTTCCCTACGGCATCCAGGCCGATGAGGCCGATGCACAGACTTCGTTGCAGTTCATTCGCCCCGATCACAGCGTGGTGATCAACATCAAGGAAGCCTCCGATGCAGCCGAGAAGGCCACCGCGACGGCGCTAGGTGTGGACAAGCTCAGCGACTTCAACAAGGGCAATATCAAAGCCCGGCAGCGCATGGTCGCCCAATACGCGCTGGCCGGGGAGAAGGGTCTGCTCGTCATCGGCACCGACCACGCCGCCGAGAACGTCACCGGCTTCTTCACCAAGTTCGGCGACGGCGGCGCGGATATCCTTCCTTTGTTCGGCCTGTCCAAGCGCCAGGGAGCGGCACTGCTGGCACACCTTGGTGCACCGGAGTCCACATGGAAGAAGGTACCCACCGCCGACCTTGAGGAAGACCGCCCGGCGCTGCCCGACGAGGTTGCGCTCGGCGTGACCTACCCCGAGATCGACAACTACATCGAGGCAACCGGAGAGGTCACCCCAGCCGCCCGCGAACGCATCGAGCACCTGTGGAAAGTGGGACAGCACAAGCGGCATTTGCCCGTCACCCCGCAGGATACGTGGTGGAAGGCCTAG